The Pseudomonas berkeleyensis genome includes a region encoding these proteins:
- a CDS encoding histone deacetylase family protein yields the protein MLTYYSDDHHLHHGKCELIDGQLMPCFEKPQRADHILARVNNRQLGEVRAPKDFGLAPIERIHSKAYLEFFKSAWARWQEQGGKGDLLPFTWPARTLRRMIPNDLHGQLGYYSFDGGAPITAGTWQAAYSAAQVALSAQQEIANGAHSAFALCRPPGHHAAGDVMGGYCYLNNAAIAAQAFLDQGRKKVAILDVDYHHGNGTQDIFYQRSDVLFASIHGDPAEEFPFFLGYADELGEGAGEGYNFNYPLPMGSSWETWSAALEQACQRIAEYGAEVVVVSLGVDTYMEDPISQFKLDSPDYLAMGRRIAALGLPTLFIMEGGYAVEAIGVNAVNVLEGFEGA from the coding sequence ATGCTCACCTACTACAGCGACGACCACCACCTGCACCACGGCAAATGCGAGCTGATCGACGGGCAACTGATGCCCTGCTTCGAGAAGCCGCAACGCGCCGACCACATCCTCGCCCGCGTGAACAATCGCCAGCTCGGCGAGGTTCGCGCACCCAAGGACTTTGGCCTGGCGCCCATCGAGCGCATTCACAGCAAGGCTTACCTGGAGTTCTTCAAGAGTGCCTGGGCGCGCTGGCAGGAGCAGGGCGGCAAGGGCGACCTGCTGCCGTTCACCTGGCCGGCGCGCACCCTGCGGCGGATGATCCCCAATGACCTGCATGGTCAGCTTGGCTACTACAGTTTCGATGGTGGCGCGCCGATCACCGCCGGTACCTGGCAGGCCGCCTACAGCGCCGCGCAGGTGGCGCTCAGCGCCCAGCAGGAGATCGCCAATGGCGCCCACAGTGCCTTCGCCCTGTGCCGTCCGCCAGGCCACCATGCAGCCGGCGATGTGATGGGCGGTTACTGCTACCTGAACAACGCCGCCATCGCCGCCCAGGCCTTCCTCGATCAGGGCCGCAAGAAAGTTGCCATCCTCGATGTCGACTACCACCACGGCAACGGCACCCAGGACATCTTCTACCAGCGCAGCGACGTGCTGTTCGCCTCCATCCATGGCGACCCGGCCGAAGAGTTCCCGTTCTTCCTCGGTTATGCCGATGAACTGGGTGAGGGCGCCGGCGAGGGTTACAACTTCAATTACCCGTTGCCCATGGGCAGCTCCTGGGAGACCTGGAGCGCGGCGCTGGAGCAGGCCTGCCAGCGCATCGCCGAGTACGGCGCTGAGGTTGTGGTGGTGTCGCTGGGCGTGGACACCTACATGGAAGACCCGATCTCGCAGTTCAAGCTCGACAGCCCGGACTATCTGGCCATGGGCCGACGCATCGCCGCGCTGGGCCTGCCGACGCTGTTCATCATGGAAGGCGGCTACGCGGTGGAGGCCATCGGCGTCAACGCGGTCAACGTACTGGAAGGGTTCGAGGGCGCCTGA
- a CDS encoding PepSY domain-containing protein, which translates to MPLLARTVLGGLLLLGATPLLADTDCARPDRSAWMPESQFREQMKRQGVQITKFRITPGHCYEIYGFDRDGRKLEVYYDPVDARPVEEVASSYLAPPSHP; encoded by the coding sequence ATGCCCCTTTTAGCCCGCACTGTACTGGGCGGCCTGCTGTTGCTCGGCGCCACGCCGCTGCTGGCCGACACCGATTGTGCACGCCCCGACCGCAGCGCCTGGATGCCCGAGTCGCAGTTCCGCGAGCAGATGAAGCGCCAGGGCGTGCAGATCACCAAGTTCCGTATCACCCCCGGCCACTGCTACGAGATCTATGGCTTCGACCGTGACGGTCGCAAGCTGGAGGTCTACTACGACCCGGTCGACGCCCGCCCGGTAGAAGAAGTCGCCAGCTCGTACCTGGCGCCTCCCAGCCATCCCTGA
- a CDS encoding polyamine ABC transporter substrate-binding protein produces the protein MKAIKQMLGAALCGATLLSGAVQAKELRVYNWADYILPSVPKDFQKESGIQITWDTFETNEALEAKLLTGNSGYDLVIPSNQFLETQIKAGVFAKLDKSKIPNWKNLDPVLLKLLEKNDPGNQYGVPYMYGTVLIGYNPDKVKAALGDDAPVNSWDLVFKPEYMEKLKSCGVAMLDSPTEIIPIALHYLGLDPNSANPADYDKVTELLLKVRPYVAYFHSAKYMTDIANGDICVAIGYSGSFYQFANRAKEAGNGVKINWRLPKEGAPIWFDTWAIPKSAQNVDEAHAFINHLLEPKVIAPISDFLGYPNPNVPGMQLVGKDIADDHDLTPTPELQKSLYVVQPLPQKIERVRTRAWTSIKSGK, from the coding sequence ATGAAAGCCATCAAACAGATGCTTGGCGCCGCCCTGTGCGGCGCCACCTTGCTTAGCGGCGCGGTGCAGGCCAAGGAACTGCGCGTTTACAACTGGGCGGACTATATCCTGCCGTCGGTACCCAAGGACTTCCAGAAGGAGTCCGGCATCCAGATCACCTGGGACACCTTCGAGACCAACGAGGCGCTGGAAGCCAAGCTGCTCACCGGCAACTCCGGCTATGACCTGGTGATCCCCTCCAACCAGTTCCTCGAAACCCAGATCAAGGCCGGCGTCTTCGCCAAGCTGGACAAGTCGAAGATCCCCAACTGGAAGAACCTCGACCCGGTGCTGCTCAAACTGCTGGAGAAGAACGACCCGGGCAACCAGTACGGCGTGCCTTACATGTACGGCACGGTGCTGATCGGCTACAACCCGGACAAGGTCAAGGCCGCGCTCGGCGACGATGCGCCGGTCAACAGCTGGGATCTGGTGTTCAAGCCCGAGTACATGGAAAAGCTGAAATCCTGCGGCGTGGCCATGCTCGACTCGCCCACCGAGATCATCCCCATCGCCCTGCACTACCTGGGTCTCGACCCCAACAGCGCCAATCCGGCCGACTATGACAAGGTCACCGAGCTGCTGCTGAAAGTGCGTCCGTACGTGGCCTACTTCCACTCCGCCAAATACATGACCGATATCGCCAACGGTGACATCTGCGTGGCCATCGGCTATTCGGGCAGCTTCTACCAGTTCGCCAACCGCGCCAAGGAAGCCGGCAACGGCGTGAAGATCAACTGGCGTCTGCCCAAGGAAGGTGCGCCGATCTGGTTCGACACCTGGGCTATCCCCAAGAGCGCGCAGAACGTCGACGAAGCCCATGCCTTCATCAACCACCTGCTCGAACCCAAGGTGATCGCGCCGATCAGCGACTTCCTCGGCTACCCCAACCCCAACGTGCCGGGCATGCAACTGGTGGGCAAGGATATCGCCGACGACCACGACCTGACGCCGACGCCGGAGCTGCAGAAGTCGTTGTACGTGGTGCAGCCGCTGCCGCAGAAGATCGAGCGGGTGCGCACGCGGGCGTGGACTTCGATCAAGTCGGGCAAGTAA
- a CDS encoding PepSY domain-containing protein, which yields MRRLLLVSALLACAAPAFAKTECTTADRSTWQDPDQFQAKLVADGYKINKFKVTDGNCYEIYGFDKEGRKVEIYHDPVSGKAVKTEIDD from the coding sequence ATGCGTCGTCTACTGCTCGTTTCCGCCCTGCTGGCCTGCGCCGCGCCGGCCTTCGCCAAGACCGAGTGCACCACGGCCGACCGTTCCACCTGGCAAGACCCCGACCAGTTCCAGGCCAAACTGGTGGCCGATGGCTACAAGATCAACAAATTCAAGGTCACCGACGGCAACTGCTACGAGATCTACGGCTTCGACAAGGAAGGCCGCAAGGTCGAGATCTACCACGACCCGGTCAGCGGCAAGGCCGTGAAAACCGAGATCGACGACTGA
- a CDS encoding LTA synthase family protein, with protein sequence MSWLKSRRLHYLAGLTALLFMLFAALRGLFLLGFSAVDSISEPDVLRTLGIGLRFDLRLALLLMLPVGILMALPKLRLARFRAVRWLLRGYLVLAVAALGLLYIIDFGHYAYLGVRLNATVLRFAGDAQISAGMLWQTYPVLWITLAWLAGVALWAWALLRLERATLDRPASGKVGVLPALGGAVVVGVLVFFGLLGRASALNLENPVPLRWSDAFYSGNSQIGALGLNPALFLFDTLKLEPAAFDETATREHYEVVADYLGISERDAQGLNFFRHQPVQAHRIQAGRQPNVVFVMLESLGTSAVGAYGNPLNPTPNLDRLAQQSWFFRHFYVPVTGTAKTVWASITGIPDVSRQETATRNPLIARQRTLINALDGYEKFYMIGGNAGWANINALIRQSIDGVKLYEERHWQSPQVDVWGISDLDFFKESTRILGVLPKDKPFFAYLQTSGNHRPFTIPRDNDGFEPLDLPLEQVQQAGSRSVEQYNAVRLLDFNIGRLMELAKEQGFYDDTIFVFFGDHNTRISQIPHMAPAFEQLGLESNNVPLLIHAPKWLAPREFDAAVGLADLLPTVAGLVGVPFDNGGLGRDLQLPAPEGERVVPLVLQEGTFPVIGAVTRDFLVQMQHDGSSPTLHDLRSPTPRDNVAEQHPQEFQRLLALGRGLHEAARLQMYRNVQEE encoded by the coding sequence ATGAGCTGGCTGAAATCCCGCCGCCTGCATTACCTGGCAGGCCTGACAGCGCTGCTGTTCATGCTCTTCGCCGCCCTGCGCGGGCTGTTTCTGCTGGGCTTCTCCGCCGTCGACAGCATCAGCGAACCGGACGTACTGCGCACCCTCGGCATCGGCCTGCGCTTCGACCTGCGCCTGGCGCTGTTGCTGATGTTGCCGGTGGGCATCCTGATGGCGCTGCCCAAGCTGCGCCTGGCGCGTTTTCGCGCCGTGCGCTGGCTGCTGCGTGGCTATCTGGTGTTGGCTGTGGCAGCGCTGGGCCTGCTGTACATCATCGACTTCGGCCACTACGCCTACCTGGGCGTGCGCCTCAACGCCACGGTGTTGCGCTTTGCCGGCGATGCGCAGATCTCCGCCGGCATGCTCTGGCAGACCTACCCAGTGCTGTGGATAACCCTGGCCTGGCTGGCCGGCGTCGCGCTGTGGGCCTGGGCGCTGCTGCGACTGGAGCGCGCCACTCTGGATCGCCCCGCCAGCGGCAAGGTCGGCGTGCTGCCGGCTCTTGGCGGCGCGGTGGTGGTTGGCGTGCTGGTGTTCTTCGGCCTGCTCGGCCGCGCCAGCGCGCTGAATCTGGAAAACCCGGTGCCACTGCGCTGGAGCGATGCCTTCTACAGCGGCAACAGCCAGATCGGCGCGCTCGGCCTCAACCCGGCGCTGTTTCTCTTCGACACCCTCAAGCTCGAACCCGCCGCCTTCGACGAGACGGCCACGCGCGAACACTACGAGGTGGTGGCCGATTACCTGGGCATCAGCGAACGTGATGCCCAGGGGCTGAACTTCTTCCGTCATCAGCCGGTTCAGGCGCATCGCATCCAGGCCGGGCGCCAGCCCAACGTGGTTTTCGTCATGCTCGAATCCCTCGGCACCAGCGCCGTCGGCGCCTACGGCAACCCGCTGAACCCGACGCCGAATCTGGATCGTCTGGCCCAGCAAAGCTGGTTCTTCCGCCACTTCTACGTGCCGGTGACCGGCACCGCCAAAACGGTGTGGGCGAGCATCACTGGCATCCCCGACGTCTCGCGCCAGGAGACCGCCACGCGCAACCCGCTGATAGCCCGTCAGCGCACGCTGATCAATGCGCTCGACGGCTATGAGAAGTTCTACATGATCGGCGGCAACGCCGGCTGGGCCAACATCAATGCGCTGATCCGCCAGAGCATCGACGGCGTGAAGCTCTACGAGGAGCGTCACTGGCAGTCGCCACAGGTGGACGTGTGGGGCATCTCCGATCTGGATTTCTTCAAGGAAAGCACGCGCATCCTCGGCGTCCTGCCCAAGGACAAGCCGTTCTTCGCCTACCTGCAGACCTCCGGCAACCACCGCCCTTTCACCATCCCCAGGGACAACGACGGCTTCGAGCCACTCGACCTGCCGCTGGAACAGGTGCAGCAGGCCGGCTCGCGCAGCGTCGAGCAGTACAACGCGGTGCGTCTGCTGGACTTCAATATCGGTCGCCTGATGGAGCTGGCCAAGGAACAGGGCTTCTACGACGACACCATTTTCGTCTTCTTCGGCGACCACAACACCCGCATCAGCCAGATCCCGCACATGGCGCCGGCCTTCGAGCAACTGGGGCTGGAGAGCAACAACGTGCCGCTGCTGATCCACGCACCGAAATGGCTGGCGCCGCGCGAGTTCGACGCAGCAGTGGGTCTGGCCGACCTGCTGCCGACCGTGGCCGGGCTGGTGGGCGTGCCCTTCGACAACGGCGGTCTCGGTCGCGACCTGCAACTGCCCGCCCCGGAAGGCGAGCGCGTGGTGCCGCTGGTGCTGCAGGAAGGCACCTTCCCGGTGATCGGTGCGGTGACCCGTGATTTCCTCGTGCAGATGCAACACGACGGCAGCTCACCGACCCTGCACGACCTGCGCTCGCCGACCCCGCGTGACAATGTGGCCGAGCAGCACCCGCAAGAGTTCCAGCGACTGCTGGCGCTGGGCCGTGGCTTGCATGAAGCCGCGCGGTTGCAGATGTATCGCAACGTGCAGGAGGAATGA
- a CDS encoding sialidase family protein, translating into MTSTFKTCALLLGAATVFACAWLGATPHVLTPFASQPAAPAADAIPALAAHFASSDLEDFVHSASITGLPGGDLMAAWFAGSREGAADVQIRAARFDAASGQWSAERVLASRESTQRAVGKHIRKLGNPVISLAPDNRLWLFYVSVSLGGWAGSAVNAMVSDDLGETWSVPRQLVTSPFLNISTLVRAAPVFHTDGSIGLPVYHEFLGKFPEYLHLSANGEVLGKYRIGKGRYSLQPTVVALDERRAVALLRYAGEAHHRVLASYSEDAGRSWSRPEPVEPSNPNSSLAAVGRPDGSLLVAMNDLEDGRFRLTLYATDAKLGNWRTLGELDETPNPWGEPIPRDEFPAVVSAKYRASGGRPEQQARFLEQVTARMCSAEGCTFDYEYPYFTRDREGTYHLVYSWNDMFIKHLAFNEAWLSERRPHD; encoded by the coding sequence ATGACCTCGACCTTCAAGACCTGCGCCCTGCTGCTGGGCGCAGCCACGGTGTTCGCCTGCGCCTGGCTCGGCGCCACGCCCCATGTGCTGACGCCTTTCGCCAGCCAGCCGGCGGCGCCCGCAGCCGACGCGATACCGGCCCTGGCCGCGCACTTCGCCTCCTCCGATCTGGAGGATTTCGTTCACTCCGCCTCCATCACCGGCCTGCCCGGCGGCGATCTGATGGCGGCCTGGTTCGCCGGCAGCCGCGAAGGCGCCGCCGATGTGCAGATCCGCGCCGCACGCTTCGATGCCGCCAGCGGCCAATGGAGCGCCGAGCGCGTGCTGGCCAGCCGCGAGTCGACCCAGCGCGCGGTCGGCAAACACATCCGCAAGCTGGGCAACCCGGTGATCAGCCTGGCGCCGGACAATCGCCTGTGGCTGTTCTACGTCTCGGTGTCGCTCGGCGGCTGGGCTGGCAGCGCGGTCAACGCCATGGTGTCCGACGACCTTGGGGAAACCTGGTCGGTACCACGCCAGCTGGTCACCAGCCCCTTTCTCAATATCAGCACCCTGGTACGCGCCGCGCCGGTATTCCACACCGACGGCAGCATCGGCCTGCCGGTGTACCACGAGTTTCTCGGCAAGTTTCCCGAGTACCTGCACCTGAGCGCGAACGGCGAGGTGCTGGGCAAGTACCGCATCGGCAAGGGCCGCTACTCCCTGCAACCGACCGTGGTGGCGCTGGACGAGCGCCGCGCCGTGGCACTGCTGCGCTATGCCGGCGAAGCGCATCACCGCGTGCTGGCCAGCTACAGCGAAGACGCCGGGCGTAGCTGGAGCCGGCCAGAGCCGGTGGAGCCGAGCAACCCCAACTCATCACTGGCGGCAGTCGGTCGCCCCGATGGCAGCCTGCTGGTGGCGATGAATGACCTGGAGGACGGCCGCTTCCGCCTGACGCTCTATGCCACCGACGCCAAGCTGGGCAACTGGCGCACCCTCGGCGAGCTGGACGAGACGCCCAACCCCTGGGGCGAGCCAATTCCACGCGATGAATTCCCCGCCGTGGTCAGCGCGAAATACCGCGCCAGCGGCGGCAGGCCCGAGCAGCAGGCGCGCTTTCTCGAACAGGTAACGGCGCGCATGTGCAGCGCCGAAGGCTGCACCTTCGACTACGAGTATCCCTACTTCACCCGCGACCGCGAGGGCACCTACCACCTCGTCTATTCGTGGAACGACATGTTCATCAAGCACCTGGCCTTCAACGAGGCCTGGTTATCGGAGCGCCGCCCGCATGACTGA
- a CDS encoding 5-(carboxyamino)imidazole ribonucleotide synthase has translation MKIGVIGGGQLGRMMALAGTPLGMNFAFLDPAPDACAQALGEHIRADYGDQDHLRQLADEVDLVTFEFESVPAETVAFLSQFVPVYPNAEALRIARDRWFEKSMFRELGIPTPEFADIQSQADLDAAVASIGLPAVMKTRTLGYDGKGQKVLRKPEDVTGAFAELGSVPCILEGFVPFTGEVSLIAVRARDGETRFYPLVHNTHDSGILALSIASTEHPLQALAEDYVGRVLDKLDYVGVLAFEFFEVDGGLKANEIAPRVHNSGHWTIEGAECSQFENHLRAVAGLPLGSTAKLGESAMLNFIGEVPPVAAVISIADCHLHHYGKAFKAGRKVGHATVRSADRAGLDTAIAAVQALIAKG, from the coding sequence ATGAAAATCGGTGTAATCGGTGGCGGCCAGCTGGGCCGCATGATGGCGCTGGCGGGCACCCCGCTGGGCATGAACTTCGCCTTCCTCGATCCGGCGCCGGATGCCTGCGCCCAGGCCCTCGGCGAGCATATCCGCGCTGACTACGGCGACCAGGATCACCTGCGCCAGCTGGCCGACGAAGTCGACCTGGTCACCTTCGAGTTCGAGAGCGTGCCGGCGGAAACCGTGGCCTTCCTCTCGCAGTTCGTGCCGGTCTACCCGAACGCGGAAGCACTGCGCATCGCCCGTGACCGTTGGTTCGAGAAATCCATGTTCCGCGAGCTGGGTATTCCTACTCCCGAGTTCGCCGACATCCAGTCGCAGGCCGACCTGGACGCTGCGGTGGCCAGCATCGGCCTGCCAGCGGTGATGAAGACCCGTACCCTGGGCTATGACGGCAAGGGCCAGAAGGTACTGCGCAAGCCGGAAGACGTCACCGGCGCCTTCGCCGAGCTGGGCAGCGTGCCGTGCATCCTCGAAGGCTTCGTGCCCTTCACCGGCGAAGTGTCACTGATCGCCGTGCGTGCACGCGATGGCGAAACCCGCTTCTATCCGCTGGTGCACAACACCCATGACAGCGGCATCCTCGCCCTGTCCATCGCCAGCACCGAGCACCCGTTGCAAGCGCTGGCCGAAGACTATGTCGGCCGTGTGCTGGACAAGCTCGATTACGTCGGCGTGCTGGCCTTCGAATTCTTCGAAGTCGACGGCGGCCTCAAGGCCAACGAGATCGCCCCGCGTGTGCATAACTCCGGGCACTGGACCATCGAAGGCGCCGAGTGCAGCCAGTTCGAGAACCACCTTCGCGCCGTTGCCGGTCTGCCGCTGGGCTCCACCGCCAAGCTGGGCGAAAGCGCCATGCTCAACTTCATCGGTGAAGTACCGCCGGTGGCTGCGGTGATCAGCATCGCCGATTGCCATCTGCACCACTACGGCAAGGCCTTCAAGGCCGGACGCAAGGTGGGTCACGCCACCGTACGCAGCGCCGATCGGGCTGGCCTCGACACAGCTATCGCAGCAGTCCAGGCGCTGATCGCCAAGGGCTGA
- a CDS encoding AraC family transcriptional regulator: MLHASLTTLHVVSLILQRFADQPELRPQLLAGSGIGAADLDNADARITRVQELQVCANALALRADMGLELGRSLHVSSYGLLGYAALSAATFGDAWRLLLQYPALLGTYFRLDMQVEGELAWICASGYRDTEALEVFNVEMCLASLKLIGDELLRQPMPLEGAEFTYAQPRYMKRYAKSFPCPLRFEAQRNAFAFPAALLERRLPLADSVTHGDMVERCRRLNAEFSSRQAWLERVRQLLAAQLAEPPGLENLAQQMHCSPRTLRRHLQELGTSYQGLLDELRFERAKALLSDEQWPVYRIAEVLGFSETASFRHAFQRWSGVPPSRFRA; this comes from the coding sequence ATGCTGCACGCCTCGCTGACCACCCTGCACGTGGTTTCCCTGATCCTGCAACGCTTCGCCGACCAGCCCGAGCTGCGCCCGCAATTGCTGGCCGGGAGCGGTATTGGTGCGGCTGATCTGGACAATGCCGACGCGCGCATCACCCGGGTGCAGGAGCTGCAAGTCTGTGCCAATGCCCTGGCCCTGCGTGCCGACATGGGGCTGGAGTTGGGGCGCAGTCTGCATGTTTCCTCCTATGGGCTGTTGGGTTACGCCGCACTCTCGGCTGCCACCTTTGGTGACGCCTGGCGCCTGCTGTTGCAATACCCGGCGCTGCTCGGCACCTATTTTCGTCTCGATATGCAGGTGGAAGGCGAACTGGCCTGGATCTGCGCCAGCGGCTACCGCGATACCGAGGCGCTGGAAGTGTTCAACGTGGAGATGTGCCTGGCTTCGCTGAAGCTGATCGGCGACGAGCTGCTGCGCCAGCCGATGCCGCTGGAGGGGGCCGAGTTCACCTATGCCCAGCCGCGCTATATGAAGCGCTATGCAAAGAGTTTTCCCTGCCCGTTGCGCTTCGAGGCGCAACGTAATGCCTTCGCCTTTCCTGCCGCATTGCTGGAGCGCCGCTTGCCGCTGGCCGACAGCGTCACCCACGGCGACATGGTGGAGCGCTGCCGGCGGCTGAACGCTGAGTTCAGCAGCCGCCAGGCCTGGCTGGAACGGGTGCGCCAGTTGCTCGCCGCACAGTTGGCCGAGCCGCCGGGACTGGAGAACCTGGCGCAGCAGATGCACTGCTCGCCGCGCACCCTGCGCCGCCACCTGCAGGAGCTGGGCACCAGCTACCAGGGGCTGCTTGACGAGTTGCGCTTCGAGCGCGCTAAGGCGCTGCTCAGCGACGAGCAATGGCCGGTGTACCGCATCGCCGAAGTGCTCGGCTTCAGCGAAACCGCCAGCTTCCGTCATGCCTTCCAGCGCTGGAGCGGCGTGCCGCCGAGTCGCTTTCGCGCCTGA
- the adhP gene encoding alcohol dehydrogenase AdhP: MNQTMKAAVVHAFGEPLRIEEVKTPLPGPGQILVKIEASGVCHTDLHAAEGDWPVKPSLPFIPGHEGVGYVAAVGSGVTRVKEGDRVGVPWLYTACGCCEHCLTGWETLCESQQNTGYSINGGYAEYVLADPNYVGILPKSVDFLEIAPILCAGVTVYKGLKETKARPGQWVAISGIGGLGHVAVQYARAMGLHVVAVDVDDAKLELARKLGASLTINARKESPAEVVQRDIGGAHGVLVTAVSNTAFGQAIGMARRHGTVALVGLPPGDFPTPIFDVVLKAISITGSIVGTRADLQEALDFAGEGLVKATVHSDTLDNINGIFDQMRGGQIEGRVVLQF, translated from the coding sequence ATGAACCAGACCATGAAAGCCGCAGTCGTCCACGCCTTTGGCGAACCCCTGCGTATCGAGGAGGTGAAGACTCCGCTGCCTGGCCCCGGGCAGATCCTGGTGAAGATCGAAGCCTCGGGCGTCTGCCACACCGACTTGCACGCCGCCGAGGGCGACTGGCCGGTGAAACCGAGCTTGCCGTTCATTCCGGGCCACGAAGGCGTGGGTTATGTCGCGGCGGTCGGCAGTGGCGTGACCCGGGTGAAGGAGGGTGATCGTGTCGGGGTGCCCTGGTTGTACACCGCCTGCGGTTGCTGCGAGCACTGCCTGACCGGCTGGGAAACCCTCTGCGAGAGCCAGCAGAACACCGGCTACTCGATCAACGGCGGCTATGCCGAGTATGTGCTGGCCGACCCCAACTACGTGGGTATCCTGCCGAAGAGCGTCGATTTCCTGGAAATTGCACCGATTCTTTGCGCTGGCGTGACGGTGTACAAGGGGCTCAAGGAGACCAAGGCGCGCCCCGGTCAGTGGGTGGCGATCTCCGGTATCGGTGGCCTCGGCCATGTCGCCGTGCAGTACGCCCGTGCCATGGGCCTGCACGTGGTCGCGGTAGACGTCGACGACGCCAAGCTGGAGCTGGCACGCAAGCTCGGCGCCAGCCTGACCATCAACGCGCGCAAGGAGAGCCCGGCCGAGGTGGTGCAACGCGATATTGGCGGCGCTCACGGCGTACTGGTTACCGCCGTGTCCAATACTGCCTTCGGCCAGGCCATCGGCATGGCGCGTCGACATGGCACGGTGGCGCTGGTCGGTTTGCCGCCAGGCGACTTCCCCACGCCGATCTTCGACGTGGTGCTCAAGGCCATCAGCATCACCGGCTCCATCGTCGGCACCCGCGCCGATCTGCAGGAGGCGCTGGACTTTGCCGGCGAGGGCCTGGTCAAGGCCACGGTGCACAGCGACACGCTCGACAATATCAATGGCATCTTCGACCAGATGCGCGGCGGACAGATCGAGGGACGGGTGGTGCTGCAGTTCTAG
- the purE gene encoding 5-(carboxyamino)imidazole ribonucleotide mutase, which produces MSALVGVIMGSKSDWSTLSHTAEMLDKLGIPHEVKVVSAHRTPDLLFQYAEEAEARGIQVIIAGAGGAAHLPGMCAAKTHLPVLGVPVQSSMLSGVDSLLSIVQMPAGIPVATLAIGKAGAVNAALLAASILGHQHPQFHAALKQFRQEQTDTVLSNPDPREA; this is translated from the coding sequence ATGAGCGCACTGGTTGGCGTGATCATGGGCTCCAAGTCCGATTGGTCCACCCTTAGCCACACCGCCGAGATGCTGGACAAGCTGGGCATTCCCCACGAGGTCAAGGTGGTCTCCGCCCACCGCACCCCGGATCTGCTGTTCCAGTACGCCGAAGAGGCAGAAGCACGCGGCATTCAGGTGATCATCGCCGGTGCCGGCGGCGCCGCCCACCTGCCGGGCATGTGCGCAGCCAAGACCCACCTGCCGGTGCTCGGCGTACCGGTGCAGTCGTCCATGCTCTCGGGCGTCGACTCGCTGCTGTCGATCGTGCAGATGCCGGCCGGTATCCCGGTCGCCACCCTGGCCATCGGCAAGGCCGGCGCGGTCAACGCCGCCCTGCTGGCCGCCAGCATCCTCGGTCACCAACACCCGCAGTTCCACGCGGCGCTGAAGCAGTTCCGCCAGGAACAGACCGATACCGTGCTGAGCAACCCGGATCCGCGCGAGGCCTGA
- a CDS encoding LysR substrate-binding domain-containing protein, with protein sequence MNLETKWLEDFVTLAATRSFSQAAQKRFVTQPAFSRRIRSLEAALGLTLVNRARTPVELTESGQLFLLTARSMVEQLGEVVRHLHHLEGQQGEALQIAAAHSLVFGFFPEWIARLRRDGLPLTTRLVATNVGEAVHSLREGTCDLILAYHDQDAAVQLAPDMFPSLHLGYSEMLPVCAVDENGAPLFDLDSGQSVPLLAYSAGTFLGRSVNLLLRQRALRSTTVHETAMADSLKAMALQGLGVAWVPRLSMSPELARGELVICGKEHWHIPLEIRLYRWGMSRKAAVRLLWRKLETGEVGG encoded by the coding sequence GTGAACCTGGAAACCAAATGGCTGGAAGACTTCGTCACCCTGGCCGCCACCCGCAGCTTCTCCCAGGCGGCGCAGAAGCGCTTCGTCACCCAGCCCGCGTTCAGCCGGCGCATCCGCAGCCTCGAGGCGGCGCTGGGGCTGACCCTGGTCAATCGCGCACGCACACCGGTAGAGCTGACCGAGTCCGGCCAACTGTTCCTGCTCACCGCGCGCAGCATGGTCGAGCAACTGGGCGAGGTGGTGCGTCACCTGCATCACCTCGAAGGCCAACAGGGCGAGGCGCTGCAGATCGCCGCCGCCCACTCGCTGGTGTTCGGCTTCTTTCCCGAATGGATCGCCCGTCTGCGCCGCGACGGCCTGCCGCTGACCACCCGCCTGGTGGCGACCAACGTCGGCGAAGCGGTGCACTCGCTGCGCGAAGGCACTTGCGACCTGATCCTCGCCTACCACGACCAGGATGCCGCCGTGCAGCTGGCGCCGGACATGTTCCCGTCGCTGCACCTGGGCTACAGCGAGATGCTGCCGGTCTGCGCCGTGGACGAAAACGGCGCGCCGCTGTTCGACCTGGACTCTGGACAGAGCGTGCCGCTGCTGGCGTACAGCGCCGGCACCTTTCTCGGCCGTTCGGTGAATCTGTTGCTGCGCCAGCGCGCCCTGCGCTCGACCACCGTGCACGAAACCGCCATGGCCGACAGCCTCAAGGCCATGGCCCTGCAAGGCCTGGGCGTGGCCTGGGTACCGCGCCTGTCGATGAGCCCCGAGCTGGCCCGCGGTGAGCTGGTGATATGCGGCAAGGAACACTGGCATATCCCGCTGGAGATTCGCCTGTACCGTTGGGGCATGTCGCGCAAGGCGGCCGTGCGTCTGCTGTGGCGCAAGCTGGAGACGGGCGAGGTGGGTGGCTGA